A genome region from candidate division KSB1 bacterium includes the following:
- a CDS encoding lipopolysaccharide assembly protein LapA domain-containing protein, with the protein MKVRAVVISVFAVLLLIVLLQNTQIVNVRLLFWTVSMSRIVLLLVVIVISFLLGYLTHFLLNKRKKKKNSITSDMV; encoded by the coding sequence ATGAAAGTCAGAGCTGTTGTTATTTCCGTATTTGCTGTTTTATTGTTAATTGTGTTGCTCCAGAACACTCAGATTGTTAATGTGCGTTTGTTGTTTTGGACGGTCAGTATGTCCAGGATTGTTCTGCTGCTGGTGGTTATTGTCATTTCGTTCCTTCTCGGATATTTGACGCATTTTCTGTTGAATAAACGGAAAAAGAAAAAAAATTCCATCACATCTGATATGGTATAG
- the istB gene encoding IS21-like element helper ATPase IstB: protein MMTKIENTIHKLQQLRLNTMAEYLEDAFEKEKEQNNGFLWLLDYLLDLENESRWKRSVENRIKASHLIDKCLPSDFDFKFHVSRQQNRSLVLRLSECDFIHKKQDVIFIGAPGTGKTRLAKTIAYQACLKNERVLFTTAIDMINHLIAAQADQSLLKKLKFYQTPSLLVCDELGFLSLDEQSSNLFFQVLSARHERVSTIVTTNLPFGRWGEIFQSAVIAQAIADRLVKNSEIILMEGPSYRQKNK, encoded by the coding sequence ATGATGACAAAAATTGAAAATACAATCCACAAATTGCAGCAGTTGCGACTCAATACCATGGCCGAATATCTCGAAGATGCCTTTGAAAAAGAAAAAGAGCAGAACAACGGCTTTCTGTGGCTGCTCGATTATTTGCTTGACCTGGAAAACGAATCACGCTGGAAACGCTCTGTTGAAAACAGAATCAAAGCGTCGCATTTGATTGATAAATGCTTGCCAAGTGACTTTGATTTTAAATTCCATGTCTCCCGACAACAGAACCGATCCCTTGTTTTGCGTTTGTCCGAATGTGATTTTATTCATAAAAAACAAGACGTGATCTTTATTGGCGCCCCCGGAACCGGAAAAACCCGATTAGCAAAAACCATAGCTTATCAAGCCTGTTTGAAAAATGAACGTGTACTCTTCACAACAGCTATTGATATGATTAATCACCTCATTGCCGCTCAAGCTGATCAGTCGTTGTTAAAAAAACTAAAATTTTATCAAACTCCAAGTCTGCTTGTTTGTGACGAGTTGGGTTTTCTTTCGCTTGACGAACAGTCATCAAATCTTTTTTTCCAGGTGCTCAGTGCCAGGCATGAACGTGTGAGTACAATCGTGACCACCAATCTGCCCTTTGGCCGCTGGGGAGAGATCTTTCAAAGTGCTGTAATCGCTCAAGCCATCGCAGACCGGCTCGTTAAAAACTCGGAGATTATACTGATGGAAGGACCATCTTATCGACAGAAAAATAAATAG
- a CDS encoding helix-turn-helix domain-containing protein, translating to MMNKRIIFEIHKLADMGMKQRQIARKLCISRPTVQKYLNSPDIATPPRRPKPGKLEPFYNYIDELLEGWPNASAVVIKQRIDEKGYTGGITILRDYLLAKRGGKKRSKAYIRFESSPGEQCQFDWGISAVSFMATPPENCTA from the coding sequence ATGATGAATAAACGAATCATCTTTGAAATTCACAAATTGGCTGATATGGGCATGAAACAACGCCAAATTGCCAGAAAGTTATGTATTTCAAGACCAACTGTGCAAAAATATCTCAACTCCCCGGATATTGCCACACCTCCCAGACGTCCAAAGCCAGGTAAATTGGAACCGTTCTATAATTATATTGATGAACTGCTGGAAGGTTGGCCGAACGCCAGCGCTGTTGTTATTAAACAACGTATCGACGAAAAAGGCTATACCGGAGGGATTACGATTTTGCGCGATTACCTCCTTGCTAAACGAGGAGGTAAGAAACGATCCAAAGCCTACATTCGGTTTGAAAGCAGCCCTGGTGAACAATGTCAGTTTGATTGGGGCATTTCGGCAGTCTCATTTATGGCAACACCTCCAGAAAACTGTACTGCATGA
- a CDS encoding histone deacetylase, with amino-acid sequence MIMSQNHTGLIFFPAFDWAISPTHPERQERLLYTRDQLLEEGVFDLPYIHEYKPEIAADADILRAHFCIPTVERVITPSHRVAAGGAVKAARLVMDGICDKSFAIVRPPGHHAMKVVNGNRGFCSINNEAVMIEVLRDHYDVQKIAVVDTDCHHGDGTQDIYWHDPDVLFISMHQDGRTIFPGSGFADETGGPMARGRTLNLPLPPGTSDEGVLWLVDEVVLPVLKDFQPDLIINSAGQDNHFSDPITHMAMSALGYAQLNEKLNPDICVLEGGYSIQSALPYMNLGIILAMAGYDYSGIKEPGYESGTWRQDDRIMKTIKQLPDQALPVYFDPGDPPHDEGDLVTRDKRVFYDTEGIMEYQTETLRVCGQCRGALMIESETSRSDQSVCVDIPRRVCPECREQAEKWIDTERARGEAPVHVMDKSQSRNRD; translated from the coding sequence ATTATCATGAGTCAAAACCATACAGGATTGATTTTTTTCCCGGCATTCGACTGGGCGATTTCGCCCACGCATCCCGAACGTCAGGAGCGGCTGCTGTACACCCGCGATCAGCTGTTAGAGGAAGGTGTATTTGATCTGCCGTATATTCACGAATACAAGCCGGAAATTGCAGCGGATGCGGATATACTGCGCGCGCATTTTTGCATTCCAACGGTCGAGCGGGTTATCACCCCGTCTCACCGGGTGGCGGCCGGCGGCGCTGTAAAAGCAGCCCGACTGGTCATGGACGGCATCTGTGACAAATCCTTTGCCATTGTACGTCCGCCGGGCCATCACGCCATGAAAGTGGTGAACGGCAATCGCGGATTCTGCAGCATCAATAACGAGGCGGTGATGATCGAGGTTCTGCGCGATCATTATGATGTGCAAAAGATCGCGGTGGTGGACACGGACTGTCATCACGGCGACGGCACCCAGGATATTTACTGGCACGATCCGGATGTGCTGTTCATTTCCATGCACCAGGACGGCCGCACCATTTTCCCGGGCAGCGGATTTGCGGATGAAACCGGCGGACCGATGGCGCGCGGACGCACTCTGAACCTGCCGCTGCCGCCGGGCACTTCGGATGAAGGCGTGCTGTGGCTCGTGGACGAGGTGGTGCTGCCCGTGTTAAAAGACTTTCAACCGGATCTGATTATCAATTCCGCGGGACAGGACAACCATTTTTCCGATCCCATCACCCATATGGCCATGTCGGCTCTGGGATATGCGCAGCTGAACGAAAAACTGAATCCGGATATCTGTGTGCTGGAAGGCGGTTATTCCATTCAGAGCGCCCTGCCGTATATGAATCTGGGGATCATTCTGGCCATGGCCGGATATGATTATTCGGGTATCAAAGAACCCGGCTATGAATCCGGGACCTGGCGTCAGGATGATCGGATCATGAAGACTATCAAACAGCTGCCGGATCAGGCGCTGCCGGTTTATTTCGATCCCGGCGATCCGCCGCATGACGAAGGTGATCTGGTCACCCGGGACAAACGCGTGTTTTATGATACTGAAGGAATAATGGAATATCAAACCGAAACGCTGCGCGTGTGTGGACAATGCCGCGGCGCCCTGATGATTGAAAGCGAGACCAGCCGCTCGGACCAGAGTGTCTGCGTGGACATTCCGCGCCGTGTCTGCCCGGAATGTCGGGAACAGGCCGAAAAGTGGATCGATACAGAACGGGCCAGGGGAGAGGCGCCTGTGCATGTGATGGACAAGAGTCAAAGCAGGAATCGTGATTGA
- a CDS encoding hydantoinase/oxoprolinase family protein, translating to MQTKKERPLPNPEPIAVGLDVGGTHTDVAAIRGREIIAHVKTVTDPEHLVDSVTDALERIQREINADIDSLNLSTTLSTNALVEGRAAPVGVLVSAGPGIAPEVNRYGDYYHVLDGFIDHRGTEVRPLNTDGLDALLSDWAAEEIQHFAVIGKFSTRNPEHENQMFDAVQPYSNFTTRGHMVSGYLNFPRRIRTAAMNSSVWPHYQTFYSAVTDTLKCLNIQAHVNVLKADGGTLPFPASRDVPVETVHSGPAASVMGALALRPMQQDVICMDMGGTTTDVALFARGAPVLERSGIRMAGYDTLVRAIQSHSVGIGGDSALQIKNGSLQVGPQRQGPCLAAGGPEPALMDALNVLGYAEFGDMQKSKRGIEHLTESLDCSVMEAASSAVHAAADILVDAVTEMLREINSKPVYTLYEMFHPDPIKPTQILLMGGPADAFQKSLIDRFSLPVDVLPWSGVANAVGAALCRVTLNVDLFADTVKGIRSVAQLNVRDSVSSRYNLRQAKKDARRYLLQYAQRMGASPDQARIDVHQAEEFNQVAGASVIGRTLRVKSQIRPGLTGSLKGLS from the coding sequence ATCCAAACCAAAAAGGAGCGACCTCTGCCCAATCCCGAACCCATAGCCGTCGGCCTTGACGTTGGCGGCACGCATACGGATGTGGCTGCCATTCGCGGCCGTGAGATCATTGCACATGTCAAAACCGTCACCGATCCGGAACATCTGGTCGACAGCGTCACGGACGCTCTGGAGCGCATTCAACGCGAGATCAACGCAGACATTGATTCGCTGAATCTGAGCACCACCTTGTCCACCAACGCGCTGGTGGAGGGCAGAGCGGCGCCGGTCGGGGTGCTGGTAAGCGCCGGGCCGGGAATCGCGCCGGAGGTCAACCGGTACGGCGATTATTATCACGTCCTGGACGGATTCATTGATCACCGCGGCACCGAGGTGCGTCCGCTGAATACAGATGGACTGGACGCTCTGCTGTCCGACTGGGCGGCAGAGGAGATTCAACATTTTGCCGTGATCGGCAAGTTTTCCACCCGCAATCCCGAACATGAAAATCAGATGTTTGACGCCGTTCAACCCTATTCCAACTTTACCACCCGGGGACATATGGTTTCCGGGTATTTGAATTTTCCCCGCCGCATTCGCACCGCAGCCATGAATTCGTCTGTGTGGCCGCATTATCAGACTTTTTATTCGGCTGTAACCGACACCCTAAAGTGCCTGAATATCCAGGCGCACGTCAACGTACTCAAGGCGGACGGCGGCACTCTGCCGTTCCCGGCCTCCCGGGATGTGCCGGTGGAGACCGTGCATTCGGGACCGGCCGCCAGTGTGATGGGCGCCCTGGCGCTGCGTCCGATGCAGCAGGATGTGATCTGTATGGATATGGGCGGCACCACCACGGATGTGGCGCTGTTTGCGCGCGGCGCGCCGGTACTGGAACGCTCCGGCATCCGTATGGCGGGATACGACACGCTGGTGCGCGCCATCCAGTCTCATTCAGTCGGAATCGGCGGTGATTCGGCGCTTCAGATCAAAAACGGCTCATTGCAGGTGGGACCGCAGCGCCAGGGACCCTGTCTGGCTGCCGGCGGTCCCGAACCGGCGCTCATGGATGCTTTGAACGTTCTCGGGTATGCTGAATTCGGCGATATGCAAAAGTCAAAGCGCGGCATTGAACATCTCACTGAATCACTTGATTGTTCCGTGATGGAAGCGGCAAGCAGCGCCGTGCATGCGGCTGCAGATATTTTGGTCGATGCCGTGACCGAAATGCTGCGCGAGATCAACAGCAAACCGGTGTATACGCTGTACGAAATGTTTCATCCCGATCCGATCAAGCCGACGCAGATCTTGCTGATGGGAGGCCCCGCAGATGCGTTTCAGAAAAGCCTGATTGACCGATTTTCCCTGCCGGTGGATGTGCTGCCCTGGTCGGGTGTGGCCAATGCGGTGGGTGCGGCGCTTTGCCGGGTGACCCTGAATGTCGATCTGTTTGCGGATACGGTCAAAGGCATCCGCAGCGTTGCGCAGCTGAATGTGCGCGATTCTGTGTCGTCGCGGTACAATTTGCGTCAGGCTAAAAAAGACGCGCGCCGCTATCTGCTGCAGTACGCGCAGCGCATGGGCGCGAGTCCGGATCAGGCCCGCATTGATGTGCATCAGGCCGAGGAATTCAATCAAGTGGCCGGCGCTTCTGTGATCGGTCGCACGTTGCGGGTGAAAAGCCAGATACGTCCGGGGTTAACCGGGTCTTTGAAAGGATTATCATGA
- a CDS encoding SRPBCC domain-containing protein: MTIKFLSPIVFVFATAIILTSCAVSKNTGMKEKNKTKKMYRKINAWIDIDATPEEAWEVLVDFKSWESWNSFIPLVEGNLKVGERMRIKVVPPDSKPMKFKPEVYEVIPYEKILWGGSFLKIIYRGDHAFLLEPIQDGKTRFRQIERFRGPIVLFMGNMIKKTEIGYHQMNLAFKEQVEKNKSEKK; the protein is encoded by the coding sequence ATGACAATAAAATTTCTAAGCCCAATTGTTTTCGTTTTTGCAACAGCGATTATATTAACAAGTTGTGCTGTGAGTAAGAATACGGGTATGAAAGAGAAAAATAAAACAAAAAAAATGTATCGTAAAATAAATGCATGGATAGATATTGATGCTACTCCTGAAGAAGCATGGGAGGTACTCGTTGACTTTAAATCATGGGAATCATGGAACTCTTTTATTCCATTGGTTGAAGGAAATCTAAAAGTTGGTGAACGAATGCGCATTAAGGTAGTTCCACCTGATTCGAAACCAATGAAATTTAAACCTGAAGTTTACGAAGTAATACCTTACGAAAAAATTCTCTGGGGAGGTAGTTTTCTTAAAATCATATATCGCGGTGACCATGCTTTTTTACTAGAACCGATACAAGATGGAAAAACCAGGTTTCGGCAAATTGAAAGATTTAGAGGTCCAATAGTTTTATTTATGGGTAATATGATAAAAAAAACTGAAATTGGTTATCATCAAATGAATCTTGCGTTTAAGGAACAAGTTGAAAAAAATAAGTCTGAGAAAAAATGA
- a CDS encoding GIY-YIG nuclease family protein — MKFGKTIKLFLIDGDTNGRLTCELSNWTGKAYKLPRNLIKICTDRPEIQTTGVYMLLNKSADLSEKGQLYIGEAENIFNRLTQHVKEKDFWNEAIVFISKDDNLNKAHIKYLENRLHDIACSANRYELINNHKPTQSSISESDKAEMEEFLANILTLVSTLGYNAFEQIRQADTKVQPDKEEDLFYISATRGANGIGKTTSEGFVVFENSQVADPITNSYPKTMQKLRDTLISEGVIVKENDKLIMKRDYLFSSSSSAAMIIMGRSANGLTEWKMKSGKTLQDFETGENN; from the coding sequence ATGAAATTTGGAAAAACCATAAAACTATTCTTGATTGATGGTGACACAAACGGGAGACTGACTTGTGAATTATCAAATTGGACTGGTAAGGCATATAAACTTCCACGCAATTTGATTAAGATTTGCACGGATAGACCAGAAATACAGACAACTGGAGTTTATATGTTGCTAAATAAGAGTGCGGATTTGTCTGAAAAAGGACAATTATATATCGGAGAAGCGGAAAATATTTTTAATCGACTTACACAGCATGTAAAAGAGAAAGATTTTTGGAATGAGGCGATTGTATTTATTAGCAAGGACGATAACTTAAATAAAGCACACATAAAATATTTGGAAAACAGACTTCATGATATTGCATGTTCTGCAAACCGATACGAATTGATTAATAATCATAAACCAACACAATCAAGCATTTCGGAGTCTGATAAAGCAGAAATGGAGGAGTTTCTAGCAAATATTTTGACTTTGGTAAGCACTCTTGGATACAATGCATTTGAGCAAATTAGACAAGCTGATACTAAAGTGCAACCTGATAAAGAAGAAGATTTATTTTATATTTCTGCTACAAGAGGAGCAAATGGAATTGGAAAAACAACAAGCGAGGGTTTTGTGGTTTTTGAAAATTCACAAGTCGCTGACCCAATAACCAATTCTTATCCTAAGACAATGCAAAAACTTCGAGATACTTTGATTTCAGAAGGAGTGATTGTTAAAGAAAATGACAAGCTGATAATGAAACGAGATTATTTATTCAGCAGTTCATCTTCTGCTGCAATGATAATTATGGGTCGCAGTGCAAACGGTTTGACTGAATGGAAAATGAAATCGGGAAAAACATTACAAGATTTTGAAACAGGAGAAAATAATTAA
- a CDS encoding HNH endonuclease: MQKPNRTLLIKTELLLIDKVWMVQDFHLFVHRQILDLYKPKNKTIQVAEEVEPTVIEGNSVLAQHMRYERNNAFIQRIKKQAIAENKMLNCQICGFSFFEKYGEIGEGFIEAHHKNPLSERNGKAKTKREDIALVCSNCHRMLHRGDPTFGIEEIKQKINQNAL; encoded by the coding sequence GTGCAAAAACCTAACCGGACGTTACTGATTAAAACAGAACTCTTATTAATAGATAAAGTTTGGATGGTACAAGACTTTCATTTGTTCGTCCACAGACAAATTCTTGATTTATACAAACCAAAGAATAAAACGATTCAAGTTGCTGAAGAGGTTGAACCAACAGTAATAGAAGGCAATTCAGTTTTAGCTCAACATATGAGATATGAAAGGAATAATGCATTTATTCAAAGAATTAAGAAACAAGCGATAGCTGAAAATAAAATGCTGAATTGTCAAATTTGTGGGTTTTCGTTTTTTGAAAAATATGGAGAAATTGGAGAAGGCTTTATTGAAGCACATCACAAAAATCCATTATCAGAAAGGAATGGAAAAGCAAAGACTAAACGGGAAGATATTGCACTCGTTTGTAGTAACTGTCATCGAATGTTACATCGCGGAGACCCGACATTTGGAATTGAAGAAATAAAACAAAAAATAAATCAAAACGCCCTGTAA
- a CDS encoding HEPN/Toprim-associated domain-containing protein, producing the protein MGTYSHLRINKLVVSWSKNFQMDHTTIFENADRGIVDYYFADDEVIQMPGYQKNLSDCTSVLKFFGYDAAKVEFELNKKFHDEGIPISYSILTELFERYGPSIFKNRDFVEGFHGDCDFGNYSCYLIKKQYPEIRNKNAESISSILNGLHEYEIIAMLSTVDSWLDQRIVWETHDLIESGWSSEIELYNLFNQRKAEILIVTEGKSDSEIIKRAFEKYYPSESKSIEFIDMKENYPFTGTGNIANFYLGLCKIGVKRKILFIFDNDTEGNKAKNKCEIVNDKYIRCTTLPVLSDFDNFRTIGPSGEAFENVNTRAVAIEMFLDQNNENDIPTIRWTNFDKEMNAYQGSLVDKEKYIKPCLQAFESNSQNYNFERLKKLAQHVWEEMATLNYEVSENLKKEEW; encoded by the coding sequence ATGGGAACTTATAGTCATCTCCGAATAAATAAACTTGTTGTTAGCTGGTCAAAAAATTTTCAAATGGATCACACAACAATTTTTGAAAACGCCGATAGAGGAATCGTTGATTATTATTTTGCCGACGATGAAGTAATACAAATGCCTGGGTACCAGAAGAATCTTTCTGATTGTACTTCAGTCTTAAAGTTTTTTGGATATGACGCCGCCAAAGTTGAATTTGAATTAAACAAAAAATTCCATGATGAAGGAATCCCCATTTCATATTCAATTCTCACTGAATTGTTTGAGAGGTATGGCCCCTCAATTTTCAAAAATCGTGATTTTGTAGAAGGTTTTCATGGAGATTGCGATTTTGGCAATTATTCATGCTACCTGATTAAAAAACAATATCCTGAAATAAGGAATAAAAATGCCGAATCAATTTCAAGTATTTTGAATGGTTTACATGAGTATGAAATTATAGCTATGTTATCAACGGTGGATTCCTGGCTCGATCAAAGGATTGTTTGGGAAACTCATGACTTGATTGAGTCTGGTTGGTCATCAGAAATAGAACTCTACAATTTATTCAATCAAAGGAAAGCGGAGATATTGATTGTAACAGAAGGCAAGAGTGACTCAGAGATCATAAAAAGGGCATTTGAAAAATATTATCCCTCCGAATCCAAGTCAATTGAATTCATTGATATGAAGGAAAACTATCCCTTTACTGGAACTGGAAATATCGCAAACTTCTATTTAGGCCTCTGTAAAATTGGAGTCAAAAGGAAGATTTTATTCATATTTGACAACGACACAGAAGGCAACAAAGCCAAAAACAAGTGCGAAATAGTAAACGACAAATACATCAGATGCACAACTTTACCAGTGTTATCTGACTTTGATAATTTTCGCACAATTGGGCCATCAGGAGAAGCTTTTGAAAATGTAAATACTAGGGCGGTTGCCATAGAGATGTTTCTAGACCAAAACAATGAAAACGACATCCCAACGATACGCTGGACAAACTTTGATAAAGAAATGAACGCATATCAGGGATCCCTTGTCGACAAAGAAAAATATATCAAGCCTTGTCTTCAAGCGTTCGAATCAAACAGCCAGAACTACAATTTTGAAAGACTAAAAAAACTGGCTCAACATGTCTGGGAAGAAATGGCAACCTTAAACTATGAAGTGTCAGAAAATTTGAAAAAGGAAGAGTGGTGA
- a CDS encoding S41 family peptidase — translation MKKLLTYAIIVLIVLICGWIYLTRDKGQPVENFDAFFKIFKENYALFDVKGVDWNKEYVFYSERINEETTDDELFNIFQKILGKLDDKHCYIYRFNEIYFSGFGLPSLNYLDLTSFDFRLPTNDFSLKLIENNYLIDYEKSLKVKSFLPPIGIRKVFTTGWLTDSIAYIHMTEMSNKSDEVQKSINSFLEKYQNATGFVIDIRDNIGGYSLPVKELAEYFATKKQTYAISRLRSPDSIYKFQEPNYWELKPNENSNYDNQPISLLTNANTQSAAELFTLMMKTMPSVRIIGDTTSGIFGDTHIGKLPNGWEYRLSIRKTNDWTDNVVEDIGLIPDSSIINTRSDIQNQVDRVLDYAIEYIRKK, via the coding sequence ATGAAGAAGCTACTTACATATGCAATTATTGTCCTGATAGTTTTAATCTGTGGTTGGATTTATTTGACCAGAGATAAAGGACAACCTGTGGAAAATTTTGATGCATTCTTCAAAATATTCAAGGAAAACTATGCACTTTTTGATGTAAAAGGGGTCGATTGGAACAAAGAATACGTTTTTTACTCAGAGAGAATAAATGAAGAAACTACAGATGATGAATTATTCAATATTTTCCAGAAGATATTGGGAAAGTTAGACGACAAACATTGTTACATTTATCGGTTCAATGAGATATATTTTTCGGGTTTTGGACTTCCGTCCTTAAATTATCTTGACTTAACATCATTTGACTTCAGATTGCCGACAAATGACTTCTCATTAAAACTAATTGAAAACAACTATCTCATCGATTATGAAAAATCGTTAAAAGTAAAGTCATTTTTGCCACCTATTGGAATTAGAAAAGTATTTACAACTGGTTGGTTAACGGATTCAATTGCTTATATCCATATGACAGAAATGAGCAATAAATCAGATGAAGTCCAGAAATCAATAAACTCTTTTTTAGAAAAATATCAAAATGCAACAGGATTTGTAATAGATATTAGGGACAATATAGGTGGGTATTCTCTGCCAGTAAAAGAATTAGCCGAATATTTTGCAACAAAAAAACAAACTTATGCCATATCAAGACTAAGAAGTCCTGATAGTATATACAAATTCCAAGAACCTAATTATTGGGAATTAAAGCCAAATGAAAATAGCAATTATGACAATCAGCCGATTTCATTGTTAACAAATGCAAATACTCAAAGTGCAGCTGAATTATTTACTCTTATGATGAAAACTATGCCAAGTGTCAGAATTATCGGAGATACAACATCAGGAATATTTGGTGATACTCATATTGGCAAACTTCCAAATGGTTGGGAATATCGCTTGTCAATTAGAAAAACCAACGATTGGACTGATAATGTTGTAGAAGATATTGGATTAATACCCGATTCGTCGATTATTAATACAAGGTCGGATATTCAGAATCAAGTAGACAGAGTATTGGATTATGCGATTGAATATATACGAAAAAAATAA
- a CDS encoding pYEATS domain-containing protein, producing the protein MDVNSHKINPEKVTTPIQLLAVWFIALLLLTSAFFTAASQIHEPKWISPLLVISGILLVFIFIVLIFLMQTKYRPEMLSGKEYLEFVDKKFQGFSPENLTDKPIDNIDDSSLETQRISEYQNNAGLFLIHIWRPSKLKGQVADIRISVYQHRQGPLTMNQIDYVEYELGRKFFKNPVIKRNEQDDYALGVSAYAPMLCIAKVVLKDKKTLILKRYIDFEC; encoded by the coding sequence ATGGATGTAAATAGCCATAAAATAAATCCAGAGAAAGTTACGACCCCGATACAATTATTGGCTGTTTGGTTTATCGCCCTTTTATTGTTGACAAGTGCTTTTTTTACAGCAGCATCTCAAATTCATGAACCAAAATGGATAAGTCCATTACTTGTGATTTCTGGTATTTTATTGGTATTTATATTTATCGTATTGATTTTTCTAATGCAGACAAAATATCGTCCAGAAATGCTTTCGGGTAAAGAATACTTAGAGTTTGTAGATAAAAAGTTCCAAGGATTTTCACCTGAAAATTTAACTGATAAGCCAATTGATAACATAGATGACTCGTCATTGGAAACTCAAAGAATTTCAGAATATCAGAATAATGCAGGATTATTTCTAATACATATATGGCGTCCATCGAAATTAAAAGGACAAGTTGCTGATATTAGAATTAGCGTTTACCAGCATCGACAAGGACCATTGACTATGAATCAAATAGATTATGTTGAATATGAATTGGGCAGAAAGTTCTTCAAAAATCCAGTGATTAAGAGAAACGAACAAGATGATTATGCATTAGGCGTTTCAGCATATGCGCCGATGTTATGTATTGCAAAGGTTGTTCTTAAAGACAAAAAGACATTGATTTTAAAAAGATATATTGATTTTGAATGTTAA
- a CDS encoding type II toxin-antitoxin system VapB family antitoxin: MRTTINIEDDLIKKAAELTGINEKTSLVRLGLKSLIAKENAKRLAQLGGKEKQLNDINRR, translated from the coding sequence ATGAGAACTACAATCAACATAGAAGATGATTTAATTAAAAAAGCAGCCGAATTAACCGGGATCAATGAAAAAACATCTCTGGTCCGGCTTGGTCTGAAATCATTAATCGCCAAAGAAAACGCAAAACGACTGGCTCAACTCGGCGGTAAAGAAAAACAATTGAATGATATAAACCGGCGATAG